The Vespula vulgaris chromosome 12, iyVesVulg1.1, whole genome shotgun sequence genome window below encodes:
- the LOC127067950 gene encoding protein sprint-like isoform X1: MKRRMRRKRWKRAGTFKASTRHKRSFRRRMLLNSLATDLDCMLSELCTTPDSYERSDVFLEPYLQQHGTVQVVSSPSTPPPNPLQHHQLAQLHHGQSEESLSSEGSATSGGSSGTTEDSGSEVACDITLIERLIRSHPIWFLPGIQRAGAFHLLQGKEEGNFVVRQSSQSDTMALSVRLPAGKGPYIEHYLIQANKGKLSLETSENRFDNIPSLIAHYSQCCDELPVQLTLPRAMREAKNRQQLSSLALLGQEFWRYPMANPKPPESSSSNTSSLSSFHGCNNNHNNNNNNGGTPTTESIVLNLAPISSHDTQNSSPTNTGTTSTFASSLPRQPRPTPPNTLNLTTFNEPLDIKKDQHEVMSPCEKLSQKLISPNLVQSVRCPSPIVHNVESNVLSPTQDTKGNFESMRNILETPKTTIVEFSRSSKFTSIGTSTSNFHQNISNFNNPSCTNSPIIAEGQIVGQNVKTPPPPPPRWAKPGLSQNQSNFTVTTTVTFNVNQTNDINVSQQNTPTEANTSLLSPQSATSNKSLTSNFSIKSPLSPTMPVLSPTSKLVSNVGSKTPNVLSPTTPSSTSKSKRRRDREARKNSQHYQESDILDSYYRSSPGDKISDYEDIWNTTDQSNHSTWSPNDRLARNEPPGNAQDRLRNSNDRLIGQERLLSPIERCPNQREDRLMGNKQLIVRNERFILRNDKSVINEKLGYKEVTSPEFSSFKPVPEMKNIEQVSPEETGMGRRPDLLSRVCSANSLNSPNAITPPRNKLGLILAKSESNSPLTPESKQGSPFYAEPADAIAQSAAIIPRRRSKNNPATNKYRHSEPGWLQTPIGNNSNQLHPIDWEETEETEDKTPLISSSVDNLAKRLGTREVKKIPRAKPVQPPKIRVKVFNDTSWAVDSSWEFIGNEGDDCEPDYDCDADYDGENVARKFPDEECDKDIVRNTLTVQSIILQRYPELLKPPDTSESVYSDRNSSYDNVEKRNEREDTPESRKDQTYDPSEWETMLDTDESDVERIKRNKSFKERLDPLLSPPRLQALRNRDVSGTGSTIRSYALQLAADKTTTFSQNIDNFIQCTKEGKEASPHVVMRNMRQFMSGMKNYLVKHGEREFEKEVEKERLKLKPNEFLNLDAILEGVMMGLVVRPLREHVYRLFVDHYASNGSLQTLAESIQHAQGKHVQDLGVRPKIIPPSESSLERILKYLERLQKADSPLDKLENLLAAISAIFNSVKHANSGRHVTLGADDLLPLLVWVLVRGKVVDAEVEAEYMWGLLHPSLLTGEGGYYLTTLSSAVHVLKTFKSSHGTMSTLNGCGTPDCSSVLRILVPDELHGSLNTRTLPVRPNMNTRDICRILAHKIRCTNPQDYGLFKLVQGEETLLGDHECPQELSHCLFAYKRIDAKIAWPKTSS; this comes from the exons AAGCGATGTCTTCTTGGAACCGTATCTGCAGCAGCACGGGACAGTTCAAGTTGTCAGCTCGCCGAGCACGCCACCACCGAATCCGCTCCAGCATCATCAGCTTGCACAGCTACATCATGGGcag AGCGAAGAGTCGCTTTCTTCGGAAGGCTCGGCCACCTCGGGGGGATCTTCAGGCACCACAGAAGATTCTGGCAGCGAGGTGGCATGTGACATAACGCTGATCGAAAGGCTCATACGATCTCATCCGATTTGGTTCCTCCCGGGTATTCAAAGGGCTGGCGCTTTCCACTTGTTGCAAGGGAAGGAGGAAGGG AACTTCGTAGTCCGACAATCAAGTCAAAGCGACACGATGGCCCTTTCGGTGAGATTACCGGCCGGGAAGGGACCTTACATCGAGCACTACCTGATCCAAGCCAACAAGGGGAAGTTGAGCTTGGAAACAAGCGAGAACAGGTTCGACAACATCCCCTCACTGATAGCTCATTATTCCCAGTGCTG TGATGAATTGCCAGTGCAATTGACGCTACCGAGAGCAATGCGAGAGGCCAAGAATAGGCAACAACTTTCGTCACTAGCACTTTTGGGTCAAGAATTTTGGAGATATCCGATGGCGAATCCAAAACCACCGGAAAGCAGTAGTAGTAACACATCGAGCTTAAGCAGTTTCCATGGTT GTAACAACAatcataataacaataataacaacggtGGTACTCCGACGACAGAAAGCATCGTTCTTAATCTCGCACCTATTTCTTCTCACGATACAC AAAATTCATCGCCAACAAACACAGGGACGACGTCGACGTTTGCTTCATCTTTACCACGACAACCAAGACCAACGCCACCAAATACGCTTAATCTGACGACTTTTAACGAGCCACTGGATATAAAGAAAGACCAGCACGAAGTCATGTCTCCGTGTGAGAAACTCTCGCAAAAATTGATCTCACCGAACTTGGTGCAAAGCGTACGTTGCCCATCGCCCATAGTTCACAACGTCGAGAGCAACGTTCTTAGTCCCACTCAGGATACTAAGGGAAACTTCGAGAGCATGAGAAATATCCTTGAAACACCGAAGACGACGATCGTCGAGTTTTCCAGAAGTAGCAAGTTTACCTCGATCGGCACGTCGACATCGAATTTCCATCAAAATATTTCCAACTTCAATAATCCCTCGTGCACAAATTCACCTATCATTGCTGAAGGTCAGATCGTTGGGCAGAATGTTAAAActccaccgccaccaccaccgaGATGGGCAAAACCTGGATTAAGTCAGAATCAAAGTAATTTCACCGTAACCACAACCGTTACGTTTAATGTCAATCAAACTAACGACATTAACGTGTCACAG CAAAACACACCAACGGAAGCGAACACGTCATTATTGAGTCCGCAAAGCGCAACATCCAACAAATCTCTCACGTCGAACTTTTCCATAAAATCACCTCTTTCGCCAACGATGCCAGTGCTATCACCCACGTCGAAACTAGTCTCCAATGTTGGTAGCAAAACACCAAACGTTCTCTCGCCCACGACACCGTCTAGCACAAGCAAGTCAAAACGACGACGTGATCGCGAAGCTAGAAAGAATTCCCAGCATTATCAAGAATCTGATATTCTTGATTCGTATTACCGCAGCTCACCAGGTGATAAGATCTCGGACTACGAGGATATCTGGAACACAACCGATCAATCGAATCACTCTACTTGGTCACCGAACGATAGACTCGCACGTAACGAGCCACCCGGTAATGCTCAGGATCGTTTAAGAAATTCCAACGATCGACTGATCGGCCAAGAGAGATTACTCAGTCCGATCGAGAGATGTCCCAATCAGAGAGAAGACAGGTTGATGGGGAATAAGCAACTGATCGTAAGAAACGAGAGGTTTATTTTGAGAAATGACAAGTCGGTTATAAATGAGAAACTTGGTTACAAGGAGGTCACTAGTCCAGAATTCAGTAGTTTCAAACCCGTtcctgaaatgaaaaatatcgaacagGTATCACCTGAAGAAACGGGGATGGGAAGAAGACCTGATCTACTCTCTAGAGTTT GTAGTGCCAATTCGCTGAACAGTCCTAATGCAATCACACCGCCAAGAAATAAATTAGGATTGATACTCGCCAAGTCGGAAAGCAACAGTCCTCTGACACCTGAATCGAAACAAGGTAGTCCATTTTACGCGGAGCCAGCTGACGCGATCGCTCAAAGCGCAGCGATTATACCAAGGAGACGATCGAAGAACAATCCGGcaacaaataaatatcgtcATAGCGAACCAGGCTGGTTACAAACACCGATTGGCAATAATTCGAATCAATTGCATCCTATTGACTGGGAGGAGACGGAAGAGACGGAGGATAAAACACCATTGATATCATCGTCCGTCGACAATTTAGCTAAACGCCTTGGCACGAGGGAAGTGAAAAAAATTCCTCGGGCAAAACCCGTGCAACCACCAAAAATTAGAGTCAAGGTATTCAACGATACATCCTGGGCCGTGGATTCAAGTTGGGAATTTATCG gAAACGAAGGAGATGATTGTGAGCCAGATTACGACTGTGATGCAGATTACGATGGAGAAAATGTTGCGAGAAAATTTCCAGACGAGGAGTGCGATAAAGATATTGTAAGAAATACTTTGACCGTTCAGAGTATCATTCTGCAACG GTACCCAGAATTGTTAAAACCACCGGATACGTCAGAGTCGGTATATAGCGACAGGAACTCCTCGTACGATAATGTCGAAAAgaggaatgaaagagaagacaCGCCGGAATCGAGAAAGGATCAAACCTATGACCCATCCGAATGGGAAACTATGTTGGATACAGACGAGAGCGATGTAGAGAGAATCAAGAGAAACAAAAGCTTCAAGGAAAGACTGGATCCTCTCCTGT cACCACCGCGATTACAAGCTCTAAGGAATCGCGATGTGAGTGGTACTGGTTCAACAATAAGATCGTACGCCCTTCAATTAGCAGCCGACAAAACAACCACATTCTCCCAAAATATCGACAATTTCATTCAATGCACGAAGGAAGGCAAGGAAGCGAGCCCTCATGTGGTCATGAGGAACATGCGACAATTTATGTCGGGAATGAAGAATTATTTGGTGAAGCATGGGGAAAGAGAGTTCGAAAAGGaagtcgagaaagagagattaaagCTAAAACCGAACGAATTTTTGAATCTTGATGCTATTCTGGAAGGTGTGATGATGGGTCTCGTTGTACGGCCACTCAGAGAGCATGTTTATAGGCTCTTCGTTGATCATTATGCTAGCAACGGCTCTCTTCAAACACTCGCTGAAAGTATTCAACATGCCCAGGGTAAACACGTTCAAGATCTCGGTGTTCGA CCAAAAATTATACCTCCGTCGGAATCAAGTCTGGAACGTATATTGAAGTACCTCGAGCGATTACAGAAAGCAGATTCCCCATTGGATAAGTTGGAGAATTTATTAGCTGCAATATCTGCAATATTTAACTct gtAAAACATGCCAATTCCGGAAGGCATGTGACACTAGGCGCAGACGATCTTTTACCTCTTCTCGTCTGGGTATTGGTTCGTGGTAAGGTCGTTGATGCCGAAGTTGAAGCCGAGTATATGTGGGGCCTCCtccatccttctcttcttacTGGAGAAGGTGGTTATTACTTGACGACGCTCTCTAGTGCGGTGCACGTGTTGAAGACTTTTAAATCCAGTCACGGAACAATGTCCACATTAAAC GGCTGTGGAACGCCAGACTGTTCTTCCGTTCTACGTATTCTTGTACCAGATGAATTGCATGGTTCTTTGAATACTAGAACGTTACCAGTGCGGCCGAATATGAATACCAGAGATATTTGTCGCATTCTTGCACACAAAATAAGATGCACCAACCCTCAGGATTATGGTCTTTTCAAATTGGTGCAAGGAGAAG aaACGCTGTTAGGCGATCATGAATGCCCGCAAGAGCTCTCTCACTGCCTTTTTGCCTATAAACGAATCGATGCGAAGATAGCCTGGCCGAAAACCAGTTCTTGA
- the LOC127067950 gene encoding protein sprint-like isoform X2, whose product MTSLVQRDFGSPRKRESTGSNASSYLLLLNSLATDLDCMLSELCTTPDSYERSDVFLEPYLQQHGTVQVVSSPSTPPPNPLQHHQLAQLHHGQSEESLSSEGSATSGGSSGTTEDSGSEVACDITLIERLIRSHPIWFLPGIQRAGAFHLLQGKEEGNFVVRQSSQSDTMALSVRLPAGKGPYIEHYLIQANKGKLSLETSENRFDNIPSLIAHYSQCCDELPVQLTLPRAMREAKNRQQLSSLALLGQEFWRYPMANPKPPESSSSNTSSLSSFHGCNNNHNNNNNNGGTPTTESIVLNLAPISSHDTQNSSPTNTGTTSTFASSLPRQPRPTPPNTLNLTTFNEPLDIKKDQHEVMSPCEKLSQKLISPNLVQSVRCPSPIVHNVESNVLSPTQDTKGNFESMRNILETPKTTIVEFSRSSKFTSIGTSTSNFHQNISNFNNPSCTNSPIIAEGQIVGQNVKTPPPPPPRWAKPGLSQNQSNFTVTTTVTFNVNQTNDINVSQQNTPTEANTSLLSPQSATSNKSLTSNFSIKSPLSPTMPVLSPTSKLVSNVGSKTPNVLSPTTPSSTSKSKRRRDREARKNSQHYQESDILDSYYRSSPGDKISDYEDIWNTTDQSNHSTWSPNDRLARNEPPGNAQDRLRNSNDRLIGQERLLSPIERCPNQREDRLMGNKQLIVRNERFILRNDKSVINEKLGYKEVTSPEFSSFKPVPEMKNIEQVSPEETGMGRRPDLLSRVCSANSLNSPNAITPPRNKLGLILAKSESNSPLTPESKQGSPFYAEPADAIAQSAAIIPRRRSKNNPATNKYRHSEPGWLQTPIGNNSNQLHPIDWEETEETEDKTPLISSSVDNLAKRLGTREVKKIPRAKPVQPPKIRVKVFNDTSWAVDSSWEFIGNEGDDCEPDYDCDADYDGENVARKFPDEECDKDIVRNTLTVQSIILQRYPELLKPPDTSESVYSDRNSSYDNVEKRNEREDTPESRKDQTYDPSEWETMLDTDESDVERIKRNKSFKERLDPLLSPPRLQALRNRDVSGTGSTIRSYALQLAADKTTTFSQNIDNFIQCTKEGKEASPHVVMRNMRQFMSGMKNYLVKHGEREFEKEVEKERLKLKPNEFLNLDAILEGVMMGLVVRPLREHVYRLFVDHYASNGSLQTLAESIQHAQGKHVQDLGVRPKIIPPSESSLERILKYLERLQKADSPLDKLENLLAAISAIFNSVKHANSGRHVTLGADDLLPLLVWVLVRGKVVDAEVEAEYMWGLLHPSLLTGEGGYYLTTLSSAVHVLKTFKSSHGTMSTLNGCGTPDCSSVLRILVPDELHGSLNTRTLPVRPNMNTRDICRILAHKIRCTNPQDYGLFKLVQGEETLLGDHECPQELSHCLFAYKRIDAKIAWPKTSS is encoded by the exons AAGCGATGTCTTCTTGGAACCGTATCTGCAGCAGCACGGGACAGTTCAAGTTGTCAGCTCGCCGAGCACGCCACCACCGAATCCGCTCCAGCATCATCAGCTTGCACAGCTACATCATGGGcag AGCGAAGAGTCGCTTTCTTCGGAAGGCTCGGCCACCTCGGGGGGATCTTCAGGCACCACAGAAGATTCTGGCAGCGAGGTGGCATGTGACATAACGCTGATCGAAAGGCTCATACGATCTCATCCGATTTGGTTCCTCCCGGGTATTCAAAGGGCTGGCGCTTTCCACTTGTTGCAAGGGAAGGAGGAAGGG AACTTCGTAGTCCGACAATCAAGTCAAAGCGACACGATGGCCCTTTCGGTGAGATTACCGGCCGGGAAGGGACCTTACATCGAGCACTACCTGATCCAAGCCAACAAGGGGAAGTTGAGCTTGGAAACAAGCGAGAACAGGTTCGACAACATCCCCTCACTGATAGCTCATTATTCCCAGTGCTG TGATGAATTGCCAGTGCAATTGACGCTACCGAGAGCAATGCGAGAGGCCAAGAATAGGCAACAACTTTCGTCACTAGCACTTTTGGGTCAAGAATTTTGGAGATATCCGATGGCGAATCCAAAACCACCGGAAAGCAGTAGTAGTAACACATCGAGCTTAAGCAGTTTCCATGGTT GTAACAACAatcataataacaataataacaacggtGGTACTCCGACGACAGAAAGCATCGTTCTTAATCTCGCACCTATTTCTTCTCACGATACAC AAAATTCATCGCCAACAAACACAGGGACGACGTCGACGTTTGCTTCATCTTTACCACGACAACCAAGACCAACGCCACCAAATACGCTTAATCTGACGACTTTTAACGAGCCACTGGATATAAAGAAAGACCAGCACGAAGTCATGTCTCCGTGTGAGAAACTCTCGCAAAAATTGATCTCACCGAACTTGGTGCAAAGCGTACGTTGCCCATCGCCCATAGTTCACAACGTCGAGAGCAACGTTCTTAGTCCCACTCAGGATACTAAGGGAAACTTCGAGAGCATGAGAAATATCCTTGAAACACCGAAGACGACGATCGTCGAGTTTTCCAGAAGTAGCAAGTTTACCTCGATCGGCACGTCGACATCGAATTTCCATCAAAATATTTCCAACTTCAATAATCCCTCGTGCACAAATTCACCTATCATTGCTGAAGGTCAGATCGTTGGGCAGAATGTTAAAActccaccgccaccaccaccgaGATGGGCAAAACCTGGATTAAGTCAGAATCAAAGTAATTTCACCGTAACCACAACCGTTACGTTTAATGTCAATCAAACTAACGACATTAACGTGTCACAG CAAAACACACCAACGGAAGCGAACACGTCATTATTGAGTCCGCAAAGCGCAACATCCAACAAATCTCTCACGTCGAACTTTTCCATAAAATCACCTCTTTCGCCAACGATGCCAGTGCTATCACCCACGTCGAAACTAGTCTCCAATGTTGGTAGCAAAACACCAAACGTTCTCTCGCCCACGACACCGTCTAGCACAAGCAAGTCAAAACGACGACGTGATCGCGAAGCTAGAAAGAATTCCCAGCATTATCAAGAATCTGATATTCTTGATTCGTATTACCGCAGCTCACCAGGTGATAAGATCTCGGACTACGAGGATATCTGGAACACAACCGATCAATCGAATCACTCTACTTGGTCACCGAACGATAGACTCGCACGTAACGAGCCACCCGGTAATGCTCAGGATCGTTTAAGAAATTCCAACGATCGACTGATCGGCCAAGAGAGATTACTCAGTCCGATCGAGAGATGTCCCAATCAGAGAGAAGACAGGTTGATGGGGAATAAGCAACTGATCGTAAGAAACGAGAGGTTTATTTTGAGAAATGACAAGTCGGTTATAAATGAGAAACTTGGTTACAAGGAGGTCACTAGTCCAGAATTCAGTAGTTTCAAACCCGTtcctgaaatgaaaaatatcgaacagGTATCACCTGAAGAAACGGGGATGGGAAGAAGACCTGATCTACTCTCTAGAGTTT GTAGTGCCAATTCGCTGAACAGTCCTAATGCAATCACACCGCCAAGAAATAAATTAGGATTGATACTCGCCAAGTCGGAAAGCAACAGTCCTCTGACACCTGAATCGAAACAAGGTAGTCCATTTTACGCGGAGCCAGCTGACGCGATCGCTCAAAGCGCAGCGATTATACCAAGGAGACGATCGAAGAACAATCCGGcaacaaataaatatcgtcATAGCGAACCAGGCTGGTTACAAACACCGATTGGCAATAATTCGAATCAATTGCATCCTATTGACTGGGAGGAGACGGAAGAGACGGAGGATAAAACACCATTGATATCATCGTCCGTCGACAATTTAGCTAAACGCCTTGGCACGAGGGAAGTGAAAAAAATTCCTCGGGCAAAACCCGTGCAACCACCAAAAATTAGAGTCAAGGTATTCAACGATACATCCTGGGCCGTGGATTCAAGTTGGGAATTTATCG gAAACGAAGGAGATGATTGTGAGCCAGATTACGACTGTGATGCAGATTACGATGGAGAAAATGTTGCGAGAAAATTTCCAGACGAGGAGTGCGATAAAGATATTGTAAGAAATACTTTGACCGTTCAGAGTATCATTCTGCAACG GTACCCAGAATTGTTAAAACCACCGGATACGTCAGAGTCGGTATATAGCGACAGGAACTCCTCGTACGATAATGTCGAAAAgaggaatgaaagagaagacaCGCCGGAATCGAGAAAGGATCAAACCTATGACCCATCCGAATGGGAAACTATGTTGGATACAGACGAGAGCGATGTAGAGAGAATCAAGAGAAACAAAAGCTTCAAGGAAAGACTGGATCCTCTCCTGT cACCACCGCGATTACAAGCTCTAAGGAATCGCGATGTGAGTGGTACTGGTTCAACAATAAGATCGTACGCCCTTCAATTAGCAGCCGACAAAACAACCACATTCTCCCAAAATATCGACAATTTCATTCAATGCACGAAGGAAGGCAAGGAAGCGAGCCCTCATGTGGTCATGAGGAACATGCGACAATTTATGTCGGGAATGAAGAATTATTTGGTGAAGCATGGGGAAAGAGAGTTCGAAAAGGaagtcgagaaagagagattaaagCTAAAACCGAACGAATTTTTGAATCTTGATGCTATTCTGGAAGGTGTGATGATGGGTCTCGTTGTACGGCCACTCAGAGAGCATGTTTATAGGCTCTTCGTTGATCATTATGCTAGCAACGGCTCTCTTCAAACACTCGCTGAAAGTATTCAACATGCCCAGGGTAAACACGTTCAAGATCTCGGTGTTCGA CCAAAAATTATACCTCCGTCGGAATCAAGTCTGGAACGTATATTGAAGTACCTCGAGCGATTACAGAAAGCAGATTCCCCATTGGATAAGTTGGAGAATTTATTAGCTGCAATATCTGCAATATTTAACTct gtAAAACATGCCAATTCCGGAAGGCATGTGACACTAGGCGCAGACGATCTTTTACCTCTTCTCGTCTGGGTATTGGTTCGTGGTAAGGTCGTTGATGCCGAAGTTGAAGCCGAGTATATGTGGGGCCTCCtccatccttctcttcttacTGGAGAAGGTGGTTATTACTTGACGACGCTCTCTAGTGCGGTGCACGTGTTGAAGACTTTTAAATCCAGTCACGGAACAATGTCCACATTAAAC GGCTGTGGAACGCCAGACTGTTCTTCCGTTCTACGTATTCTTGTACCAGATGAATTGCATGGTTCTTTGAATACTAGAACGTTACCAGTGCGGCCGAATATGAATACCAGAGATATTTGTCGCATTCTTGCACACAAAATAAGATGCACCAACCCTCAGGATTATGGTCTTTTCAAATTGGTGCAAGGAGAAG aaACGCTGTTAGGCGATCATGAATGCCCGCAAGAGCTCTCTCACTGCCTTTTTGCCTATAAACGAATCGATGCGAAGATAGCCTGGCCGAAAACCAGTTCTTGA